In uncultured Bacteroides sp., one genomic interval encodes:
- a CDS encoding TonB-dependent receptor, giving the protein MAGNSSGTNLLSPYSINKQQTKKITGVIVDAKGTPIIGASIKVKGTQAGTITDLDGKFELSIDPSSKVLEVTFIGMKKEEVAIGNNTKFTITMSEESVGLDEVVVVGYGTQKKATVTGSVSQVGGDELKKVASINLSGALAGKTAGIISNVRSGEPGEDGASILIRGKGTLGSTAPLIVVDGVADRSFSRLNPEDIETISVLKDASAAIYGARAANGVILITTKRGKEGKVKINYNGNVGFTQPTRVPDMLNAFQYATYINEYDRGHDIPTETYSKDVLQKLQDGSDPINYPSTNWWKAVSKDWATKTQHSLSVSGGNEKVSFYTSVQYLWQDAIYKESTQNYSQYQFTTNVDAKVGKRAKFSFDILGRQEVRNRGVFDTEYLFGKFLSTSPMAAAYYPNGLPRSGYDGITNNAAIMVTDKPGTNKLKYNILTLKPTLRLDLDQITKGLYVEGYAALDFSFRTGKSLNTPYDLYLYNNSTAEYENQRAGTGAISVNSWADNSNTITLNGRLGYSRTFKEAHKIDAFVAYEQSKYNFSSVSAYRTNYLSAALPEIFAGSGVPKDKDNGGYSDASARRNVFGRINYSYNNKYLAEFTLRVDGSQNFAKGHRWGTFPGVSAGWVISEENFFEGIKPVVSFLKLKGSWGLMGNDAVPAYQFLTEYGLGSGATFGTENAINKSTYMVRTANPLITWEKAQTYNIGISTQYLDGKFGLDIDYFKSMRHDILISRNASVPSYTGLSLPQENLGKVNNQGIEIVANYQDKAGDFKWGVSGNFTYAKNKVVYMDEAKTTPEWQKTEGHPVDGFELYEATGIYQTQEQIDNTPHIAGTQPGNLIYKNRNGDNDITSEDAYRVNQSSTPQIMYGFTLNGSWKGFDLNIFFQGQALAKQIIQPSMNMVTDFYNGRWIDTNTAEQNAKARWPRAFIKQTYGDAFNGVTSTWWMRDASFLRLKSLELGYTLPKKVTKLLSIENMRIYANGNNLFSIDNIKICDPEVPDGVAGTNFYPQQRIVTFGVNVTF; this is encoded by the coding sequence ATGGCCGGAAATAGTTCCGGAACCAATTTATTAAGTCCCTATTCTATTAACAAACAGCAGACAAAGAAAATAACCGGAGTTATTGTCGATGCAAAGGGAACACCTATTATTGGAGCTTCTATTAAAGTAAAAGGAACACAAGCAGGAACAATAACCGATTTGGATGGAAAATTTGAATTATCAATTGATCCTTCAAGCAAAGTACTCGAAGTAACTTTCATCGGAATGAAAAAAGAAGAGGTTGCTATTGGAAATAATACGAAATTTACAATAACAATGTCTGAAGAAAGCGTCGGACTGGATGAAGTTGTAGTAGTAGGTTATGGTACCCAGAAAAAAGCAACAGTAACAGGTTCTGTTTCTCAGGTGGGAGGTGACGAACTGAAAAAGGTTGCTTCAATAAACTTAAGTGGTGCTTTAGCAGGAAAAACAGCCGGTATTATTTCAAATGTCCGTTCTGGTGAACCGGGTGAAGATGGCGCCAGTATTTTAATTCGTGGTAAAGGTACTTTAGGAAGCACTGCTCCGCTAATTGTGGTTGACGGTGTGGCCGATCGTAGTTTCAGCCGTTTAAATCCGGAAGATATTGAAACTATTTCTGTATTGAAGGATGCTTCTGCTGCTATCTACGGTGCCCGTGCAGCAAACGGTGTAATTCTTATTACTACCAAACGCGGTAAAGAAGGAAAAGTGAAGATCAATTATAATGGCAATGTAGGTTTCACTCAACCAACCCGCGTTCCAGATATGCTGAATGCTTTCCAGTATGCTACTTATATTAATGAATATGACAGAGGACATGATATACCAACAGAGACCTATTCAAAAGATGTGCTTCAGAAACTGCAGGATGGATCGGATCCTATCAATTATCCTAGTACAAACTGGTGGAAAGCCGTTTCTAAAGATTGGGCTACCAAGACTCAACACAGTTTGTCAGTATCAGGCGGTAATGAGAAGGTTTCTTTCTATACATCTGTTCAGTATTTATGGCAGGATGCTATCTATAAAGAAAGTACACAGAATTACAGTCAATATCAGTTTACTACAAATGTAGATGCCAAGGTTGGAAAAAGAGCAAAGTTCAGCTTTGATATCTTAGGACGTCAGGAAGTGAGAAACAGAGGTGTATTTGACACTGAATACTTATTTGGTAAATTCCTGTCAACTTCTCCGATGGCTGCTGCTTATTATCCTAATGGGTTACCTAGAAGCGGTTACGATGGAATAACCAATAATGCTGCAATAATGGTAACAGATAAACCGGGTACAAACAAACTAAAATACAACATTCTTACTTTAAAGCCTACTTTACGTCTTGATCTTGATCAAATTACTAAAGGTTTATACGTAGAAGGATATGCCGCTTTGGACTTCTCTTTCAGAACAGGAAAAAGCTTAAATACTCCTTATGACTTGTATTTATACAATAACTCAACCGCAGAATATGAAAACCAGCGAGCCGGTACCGGAGCTATTAGTGTAAACTCATGGGCTGACAATTCTAATACTATCACCTTAAACGGACGTTTGGGATATAGTCGTACATTTAAAGAAGCTCATAAAATCGATGCATTTGTAGCTTACGAACAAAGCAAATATAACTTTAGTTCTGTATCTGCATACCGAACCAATTATCTTTCTGCTGCACTTCCTGAAATTTTTGCGGGAAGTGGTGTTCCTAAAGACAAAGATAACGGAGGATATTCAGATGCATCAGCTCGCAGAAATGTTTTCGGACGTATCAACTACAGCTATAACAACAAATATCTGGCAGAATTCACTTTACGTGTTGATGGTTCTCAAAATTTTGCCAAAGGTCATCGTTGGGGTACATTCCCAGGTGTTTCTGCCGGCTGGGTTATTTCTGAAGAAAATTTCTTCGAGGGAATAAAACCTGTTGTAAGTTTCTTAAAGTTAAAAGGATCATGGGGATTAATGGGTAATGATGCTGTACCAGCATACCAGTTCCTTACAGAATATGGTTTAGGAAGTGGAGCTACCTTCGGTACAGAAAATGCAATTAACAAAAGTACTTATATGGTTAGAACAGCCAACCCTCTTATCACATGGGAAAAAGCTCAGACTTACAATATTGGTATCTCTACCCAGTATCTTGATGGAAAATTCGGATTAGATATTGATTACTTCAAATCTATGAGACACGACATTCTAATTTCCAGAAACGCATCTGTTCCTTCTTATACCGGTCTCTCTCTTCCTCAGGAAAATTTAGGTAAGGTTAATAATCAGGGTATAGAGATTGTTGCAAATTACCAGGACAAAGCAGGCGACTTTAAATGGGGTGTAAGCGGTAACTTTACCTATGCAAAGAATAAGGTAGTATACATGGACGAAGCAAAAACAACTCCTGAATGGCAAAAAACAGAAGGTCATCCAGTTGATGGATTTGAATTATACGAAGCAACAGGTATCTATCAAACACAGGAACAAATAGACAATACTCCGCATATTGCCGGAACACAGCCTGGAAATCTTATTTATAAGAACAGAAATGGTGATAATGATATTACATCGGAGGATGCATATCGTGTAAACCAATCAAGTACTCCTCAAATTATGTACGGTTTCACATTAAACGGTTCATGGAAGGGATTTGATCTAAACATTTTCTTCCAGGGACAAGCATTGGCTAAGCAAATTATTCAGCCAAGTATGAACATGGTTACTGATTTTTATAATGGCAGATGGATTGACACAAATACTGCAGAACAAAATGCAAAAGCAAGATGGCCAAGAGCTTTCATAAAACAGACTTACGGTGATGCTTTCAATGGAGTTACTTCAACATGGTGGATGAGAGATGCAAGCTTCCTGAGACTTAAATCTCTGGAATTAGGTTATACTCTTCCTAAGAAAGTAACAAAATTATTAAGTATAGAAAATATGAGAATTTATGCAAACGGTAATAATCTATTCTCTATAGATAACATAAAGATCTGTGATCCTGAAGTTCCGGACGGTGTTGCTGGTACAAATTTCTATCCACAACAGAGAATCGTCACTTTTGGTGTAAACGTCACTTTCTAA
- a CDS encoding MalY/PatB family protein, whose amino-acid sequence MKYNFDEVIDRTGTDALKLEALKPRWGRDDLLPLWVADMDFRTPPFIMNAIKERCEKEVLGYTSKPASYYQAIENWLFTRYDWKVSKELISFTPGIVVGLAHVLKCFTQPGDKVLIQSPVYHPFFLVTEHNYREVVRNPLILENGQYKMDLDHFKEAVKGCKLFILCNPHNPGGRVWTKEELEAVADICYENGTMVISDEIHADLTLKGFTHTPFAKISEKARVNSITFMSPSKAFNMPGLASSYCIIENDEVRKKFRNYLNASEFSEGHIFAFITVAAAYEHGTEWLNQLLDYIQDNIDYVDSYLQKNMPLIKAIRPQASYLIFLDCKELGFNQEELVDFFVDKAHLALNDGSMFGKEGTGFMRMNAGCPRSILEQALTQLQKAYNNKFVG is encoded by the coding sequence ATGAAATATAATTTTGATGAGGTTATTGACCGCACAGGTACTGATGCCTTGAAGCTTGAAGCACTGAAACCAAGATGGGGAAGAGACGACTTATTGCCTCTTTGGGTTGCCGATATGGATTTCCGCACTCCACCGTTTATAATGAACGCAATAAAAGAGCGTTGCGAAAAAGAGGTTCTTGGCTATACCAGCAAACCAGCTTCTTATTATCAGGCTATTGAGAATTGGCTGTTTACAAGATATGACTGGAAAGTATCCAAAGAACTGATTAGCTTCACTCCGGGAATTGTTGTTGGACTTGCTCACGTTTTGAAGTGTTTTACTCAACCAGGAGATAAAGTTTTGATTCAGAGTCCGGTTTATCATCCGTTCTTTCTTGTAACAGAACATAATTATCGCGAGGTTGTGCGTAACCCGCTGATTCTGGAAAATGGTCAGTACAAAATGGATCTTGATCATTTTAAGGAGGCTGTGAAAGGATGCAAGCTGTTCATTTTATGTAATCCTCACAATCCGGGAGGAAGAGTGTGGACGAAAGAGGAACTGGAAGCGGTTGCTGATATTTGTTATGAGAACGGAACAATGGTTATCTCTGATGAAATTCATGCCGACCTTACACTGAAAGGATTTACGCATACTCCTTTTGCTAAAATTTCAGAGAAAGCCAGAGTGAACTCTATTACATTTATGTCGCCAAGTAAAGCATTTAATATGCCGGGGCTGGCTAGTTCTTATTGCATTATAGAGAACGATGAAGTGAGGAAAAAATTCAGAAATTACCTGAATGCCAGTGAGTTTTCGGAAGGACATATTTTTGCATTTATAACCGTTGCAGCGGCCTACGAACATGGTACAGAATGGTTAAATCAGCTATTGGATTATATTCAAGACAATATTGACTATGTGGATAGCTATCTGCAAAAAAATATGCCGCTTATTAAAGCTATTCGTCCGCAGGCTTCTTACCTGATATTCCTTGATTGCAAGGAATTAGGATTTAATCAGGAGGAATTGGTAGACTTCTTTGTTGATAAAGCACACTTGGCTTTGAATGACGGATCGATGTTTGGTAAAGAAGGTACCGGATTTATGCGTATGAATGCTGGATGCCCTAGATCTATTCTGGAACAGGCTCTCACTCAGTTGCAGAAAGCATACAACAATAAATTTGTAGGCTAA
- a CDS encoding RagB/SusD family nutrient uptake outer membrane protein, translated as MKKIYICAAMMMAGIFSSCTDILDQSPLNSYTDSAIWGDLALSETFLNDQYNSVEAETQKGSRFASYTEEVYQMHKYGTESIQQGLLSPDQSNIGWDGSTWNPWSFYYKAIRNTNIFLENIERVPAAGEENIKWKNEQIGQAYFLRGFFYCQLYSLFGEVPLIKNSFGLNDDFTKQVRAPKDDVAEYIVSQCDSAALFLPVKYSDDNDLGRATKGAALALKARTLLYAASPLFGTPSQAKWKKASDANKAVIDLKDESGAPAYYLQDVSTSEEYANLFVDSQNPEVIFEKLYNTQGEGAYNNSYLFQAPCGTGSGFNGWGNFQATQEIVNQFEMANGTPYVRGSEKENPYQNRDLRFAATIFTDGSIWGYRADEREVECFFGAEDGVPNGKDSRRGDSWWNGTQTGYYIKKFLDKDYDTYATDAPSTPYFMFRLAEFYLNYAECQIELGNTPEAVEYINKIRRRVHMPDITADNIVAKYRHERQIELVFEGQRWFDIRRWMIIEDVYSKPVTGMIIWKHSDGSKTYELNSEPIEYRTFHAPKNYWLPIPRYELRRAPQLDPAPYQ; from the coding sequence ATGAAAAAAATATACATATGCGCAGCCATGATGATGGCTGGAATCTTCAGCTCATGCACCGATATACTGGATCAGAGTCCGCTCAATTCATATACTGATAGTGCTATTTGGGGTGATTTGGCTCTATCGGAAACATTCCTGAACGACCAGTACAATAGTGTAGAAGCTGAAACTCAGAAAGGATCACGATTTGCAAGTTATACAGAAGAAGTGTATCAAATGCATAAATATGGCACAGAGTCTATCCAGCAAGGTTTACTCTCCCCCGATCAGTCAAATATCGGATGGGATGGTTCAACATGGAATCCATGGTCTTTCTATTACAAAGCAATTCGAAATACCAATATATTCCTGGAGAATATTGAAAGAGTACCTGCAGCAGGTGAAGAAAATATTAAATGGAAGAATGAACAAATTGGTCAGGCGTATTTCCTGAGAGGGTTCTTCTATTGTCAGCTTTACAGCTTATTCGGCGAAGTTCCACTTATAAAAAATTCATTTGGACTTAATGATGATTTTACCAAACAAGTAAGAGCTCCTAAAGATGATGTTGCAGAATACATCGTTTCACAATGTGACAGTGCTGCATTGTTTTTACCTGTAAAGTATAGCGACGATAACGACCTGGGAAGAGCTACAAAAGGAGCTGCACTGGCTTTGAAAGCAAGAACACTCTTGTATGCAGCCAGTCCACTGTTCGGCACTCCATCTCAAGCCAAGTGGAAAAAAGCATCTGATGCAAATAAAGCTGTTATTGATCTGAAAGACGAAAGTGGTGCTCCGGCTTATTATCTACAAGATGTATCAACCAGTGAAGAGTATGCAAATCTGTTTGTTGACAGCCAGAATCCTGAGGTTATTTTTGAAAAGCTATACAACACTCAAGGTGAAGGTGCTTACAATAATTCATATCTGTTCCAGGCTCCATGCGGAACAGGAAGTGGCTTTAATGGATGGGGAAACTTCCAGGCTACTCAAGAGATTGTTAACCAATTCGAAATGGCCAATGGAACTCCTTATGTAAGAGGATCTGAAAAAGAAAATCCTTATCAGAATAGAGATTTACGTTTCGCTGCAACCATATTTACTGATGGCTCTATATGGGGATACCGTGCTGATGAAAGAGAAGTAGAATGTTTCTTTGGAGCTGAGGACGGAGTTCCAAACGGAAAAGATAGTCGTCGTGGAGATTCATGGTGGAATGGAACTCAAACGGGTTACTATATCAAAAAGTTCCTTGATAAAGATTATGATACTTATGCAACTGATGCTCCCAGCACTCCTTATTTCATGTTCCGTTTAGCTGAATTCTATTTGAATTATGCAGAATGTCAGATTGAATTAGGTAACACACCCGAAGCTGTTGAATATATCAATAAAATAAGAAGACGCGTTCATATGCCGGATATTACAGCTGATAATATTGTAGCAAAGTATAGACATGAAAGACAAATTGAACTAGTATTTGAAGGACAACGTTGGTTCGATATCAGACGTTGGATGATTATAGAAGATGTTTATAGCAAACCTGTTACTGGTATGATTATCTGGAAACATAGTGACGGAAGCAAAACTTATGAACTGAATTCTGAACCTATCGAATACAGAACATTCCATGCTCCAAAAAATTATTGGTTGCCAATTCCTAGATATGAGTTAAGAAGAGCTCCACAACTGGATCCAGCTCCTTATCAATAG
- a CDS encoding response regulator transcription factor, which produces MTKTTLIIADNQPLTSYALKTWAEKNELVDSVIESQDKQDLEDLLDKLSEEEVMLIMDVELFDFSDKDELIDFFQRHKSIRKLFIGDEFKEDELVFFAEDMQSNIILKSVELEELKIAIIYTLKGRYYIQSELLNILMRKNSAPVKSTFEDVHLTPTERDIVTLIAGGKTTKEVASIRSLSYHTVVTHRKNIFRKLGVSSIHALTIYAVKARLIDPTEYYI; this is translated from the coding sequence ATGACAAAAACAACTCTTATCATTGCGGATAATCAGCCGCTTACATCCTATGCTCTAAAAACATGGGCAGAGAAAAATGAGCTTGTCGATTCCGTTATAGAATCACAAGATAAGCAAGACCTGGAAGATTTACTGGATAAACTATCCGAGGAAGAGGTTATGCTTATTATGGATGTAGAGTTGTTTGATTTTTCAGATAAAGACGAGCTGATTGATTTTTTTCAAAGACACAAAAGTATTCGTAAGCTCTTTATTGGAGATGAGTTTAAAGAAGACGAACTGGTTTTCTTTGCAGAAGATATGCAATCGAATATCATTCTAAAAAGTGTTGAGCTGGAAGAACTTAAAATAGCAATCATCTATACTTTAAAAGGACGATACTATATCCAGTCAGAATTGCTGAATATTTTAATGCGCAAAAATAGTGCACCCGTAAAATCTACTTTTGAAGATGTTCATCTTACACCTACCGAAAGAGATATTGTAACTTTAATTGCCGGTGGAAAAACAACAAAAGAAGTGGCCTCAATACGAAGCCTCAGTTATCACACGGTAGTTACACACAGGAAAAACATTTTCCGAAAACTGGGAGTTTCCAGTATTCATGCGCTAACAATCTATGCAGTAAAAGCAAGATTGATAGATCCTACAGAATATTACATTTAA
- a CDS encoding alpha-L-fucosidase, with amino-acid sequence MKKLVLAGMMSLFTCLPGQLLKAQPATCGAVPSQRQLKWQEMEMYAFIHFSMNTFTDMEWGYGDKDPKLFNPTQMDCRQWARICKEAGFKGIILTTKHHDGFCLWPSKYTNYSVKNSPWKDGKGDVIAELRKACDEYGLKLGLYLSPWDRNSADYGSPDYITYFRNQLKEILTNYGDIFEMWFDGANGGTGYYGGANDKRNIDRKTYYDWPNTYKLVYSLQPNIMLFSDAGPDCRWCGTEEGWVGETNWSTLRRDEVWPGWPLYEQLRNGHEDGNYWVPAEVDTSIRPGWFYHASEDSKVKTPQQLVELYYNSIGRNGNLILNLPVDRRGLVNEIDEKSLLEFARIIRKELANDLAKGKKVTASNVREKSKSYAARNAVDGDNKTYWATDDGVTNATLTLDFKKNTTFNRVLLREYIALGQRVKTFTVDAYQNGSWKEVAKATTIGNKRILRIPSTSASKIRIHITDSKACPLISTLSVYNAPVEAQSNNSEKGKLNVTKNWKILNGDATAAAAIDGNPATVYIQQGNLPHELIIDLQKDAQISEFTYTPDKKVGAKGVIFNYRFSVSADGKNWETVSEGEFSNIKNNPIPQTKYFQKKKVRFVKLTALSNTDGTQEAGYAEIEVK; translated from the coding sequence ATGAAGAAATTAGTTTTAGCAGGAATGATGAGCTTATTCACTTGTCTTCCCGGTCAGCTACTAAAAGCACAACCAGCTACGTGTGGTGCGGTGCCTAGTCAGCGTCAGTTAAAATGGCAGGAAATGGAAATGTATGCCTTTATCCATTTCAGTATGAATACGTTTACGGATATGGAATGGGGATATGGAGACAAAGATCCTAAGCTTTTTAATCCTACTCAGATGGATTGCCGTCAATGGGCTCGCATTTGCAAGGAGGCGGGATTCAAGGGAATTATCCTCACAACTAAACATCATGACGGGTTTTGCTTGTGGCCTTCCAAATACACTAACTATTCGGTAAAAAATTCTCCATGGAAGGATGGCAAAGGCGATGTTATTGCGGAACTCCGCAAGGCGTGTGATGAGTATGGGCTGAAGCTTGGTCTTTACCTTTCTCCGTGGGATCGTAATAGTGCTGATTATGGCTCTCCCGATTATATTACTTATTTCCGCAATCAGCTAAAGGAGATTCTGACTAATTACGGGGATATCTTCGAAATGTGGTTTGATGGTGCCAATGGTGGAACGGGGTATTACGGCGGAGCCAACGATAAACGAAATATAGATCGCAAGACTTATTATGACTGGCCAAATACTTATAAGCTGGTTTATTCTCTTCAACCAAATATTATGTTGTTCAGTGATGCCGGTCCCGATTGCCGCTGGTGCGGAACAGAAGAAGGCTGGGTGGGAGAAACAAACTGGAGCACACTAAGACGTGATGAGGTGTGGCCGGGATGGCCGCTGTATGAGCAACTTCGCAACGGACACGAAGATGGTAATTACTGGGTTCCGGCGGAAGTGGACACGTCCATTCGTCCGGGATGGTTCTATCATGCTTCGGAAGATTCTAAGGTAAAAACTCCTCAGCAATTGGTTGAGCTGTATTATAACTCCATAGGGCGCAATGGCAATTTGATTCTGAATCTACCGGTTGATCGCCGCGGTCTTGTGAATGAAATAGATGAGAAGTCTTTGCTTGAATTTGCACGGATTATCAGAAAAGAGCTTGCCAACGATCTTGCGAAGGGGAAAAAGGTTACGGCATCTAATGTTCGTGAAAAGTCTAAAAGTTATGCTGCACGCAATGCTGTTGACGGAGATAACAAGACTTACTGGGCTACTGATGACGGGGTAACCAATGCCACGCTGACTCTCGACTTTAAAAAGAACACTACTTTCAATCGGGTTTTGTTGCGTGAATACATTGCACTGGGACAGCGTGTTAAGACATTCACCGTTGATGCTTATCAGAATGGTAGCTGGAAAGAGGTGGCCAAAGCAACAACCATTGGTAACAAACGCATCTTGCGTATTCCATCGACCTCGGCTTCTAAAATTCGTATTCACATTACAGATTCGAAGGCTTGCCCTTTAATTTCTACATTGTCTGTTTACAATGCTCCGGTGGAAGCACAAAGCAACAATAGCGAAAAGGGTAAACTGAATGTTACAAAGAACTGGAAGATTCTGAATGGTGATGCAACTGCTGCAGCTGCTATTGATGGTAATCCTGCTACCGTGTATATACAGCAAGGTAATCTGCCTCACGAATTGATCATCGATTTACAAAAAGATGCTCAGATTTCAGAGTTTACATACACTCCTGATAAGAAGGTGGGAGCTAAAGGGGTTATCTTCAATTACAGATTTTCTGTTTCTGCCGATGGGAAGAATTGGGAAACGGTATCTGAAGGTGAGTTCTCGAACATAAAGAACAATCCGATTCCTCAGACAAAGTATTTCCAGAAGAAAAAGGTACGATTTGTGAAGCTTACAGCATTAAGCAATACAGATGGTACACAAGAGGCTGGATATGCGGAAATAGAAGTGAAGTAA
- a CDS encoding Fic family protein, which translates to MRKIYIWQQDEWPHFTWDDAALSYKLGKVRALQGKLVGKMSLLGFDLKNEAILNALTSDVIKSSEIEGELLDNDQVRSSVARHLGLDVSGLPESDRYVDGVVVVMLDATENFMQPLTEERLFGWHSALFPTGRSGMYKITVGGWRQDEGGPMQVISGAMGKEKVHYEAPDSKSISYEMSKFLEWINTDHQIDPVLKAGIAHLWFVTIHPFDDGNGRTARTIADMFLARADEIPHRFYSMSAEIRRQRKRYYEILEKTQKGTLDITLWLQWFLDCLQAALLETEKSLSRVLGKANFWEEHRLVSMNNRQVKMINLLWDGFDGKLNSSKWAKVTKCSSDTALRDIQDLINKGILQKSDEGGRSTAYELVGK; encoded by the coding sequence ATGAGAAAGATCTATATCTGGCAACAAGACGAATGGCCTCATTTTACATGGGATGATGCAGCTTTATCCTATAAATTAGGCAAAGTACGAGCTTTACAAGGAAAGCTTGTAGGGAAAATGAGTTTGCTTGGTTTCGATTTAAAAAATGAAGCAATATTAAATGCACTCACAAGCGATGTTATTAAATCTTCAGAGATAGAAGGTGAGCTGTTGGATAATGATCAGGTACGCTCATCCGTAGCTCGTCATTTAGGTCTGGACGTATCCGGGCTGCCGGAATCAGATCGTTACGTAGATGGTGTAGTAGTAGTTATGCTTGATGCTACTGAGAATTTTATGCAACCACTTACAGAAGAACGTCTGTTTGGATGGCATTCGGCATTATTCCCCACAGGTAGAAGTGGCATGTATAAAATAACAGTTGGTGGATGGCGACAGGATGAAGGCGGTCCGATGCAGGTAATCTCCGGTGCAATGGGAAAAGAAAAAGTCCATTACGAAGCTCCCGATTCAAAATCGATTTCCTATGAAATGAGCAAATTTCTGGAATGGATAAATACGGATCATCAGATAGATCCTGTTTTGAAAGCAGGAATTGCCCACTTATGGTTTGTCACTATACATCCTTTTGATGATGGCAACGGACGTACAGCCCGGACAATAGCCGATATGTTTCTGGCTCGTGCCGACGAAATTCCTCATCGCTTTTATAGTATGTCTGCCGAAATACGCAGACAGCGAAAGCGATATTACGAGATATTGGAAAAAACACAGAAAGGTACACTTGATATAACTTTGTGGCTTCAATGGTTTCTCGATTGTCTACAAGCAGCACTTCTTGAAACAGAAAAATCTTTGAGCAGAGTATTGGGTAAAGCCAATTTCTGGGAAGAACATCGTTTGGTTAGTATGAACAATCGTCAGGTTAAAATGATAAACTTGTTATGGGATGGTTTTGATGGCAAACTTAATTCTTCTAAATGGGCAAAAGTTACTAAATGTTCTTCTGATACTGCACTTCGGGATATTCAGGATCTGATTAATAAAGGTATTCTGCAAAAGAGTGATGAAGGGGGAAGGAGTACCGCCTATGAGTTGGTGGGAAAATGA
- a CDS encoding glycoside hydrolase family 27 protein: MKKLLIITYLFLLAISAKAQMFFGENQSKQDSIFESLAATPPMGWNSWNKFGCEVNESLLKQMADAMASSGMKDAGYEYIVIDDCWQVGRDKDGNIITDPKAFPNGMKALADYIHNKGLKLGIYSCAGSLTCQGRPGSRGYQFQDARQYAKWGVDYLKYDWCSNEGQNAEAAYRTMSDALKACGRPIVFSICEWGESKPWKWAKGVGHLWRTTADIRDCYQCKFDWGGVGVLDIIDAVAELYPYAGPGHWNDAEMLEIGNGGMTKDEYITHFSMWAMLAAPLMAGNDLRSMDKDTKEILTNKEVIAVDQDSLGQQARRFMDMGDHEIWAKPLAKGEVAVCFLNRTDHEWQLDYNWRKDVMYFASDVNIHKNEYTIRDLWKHKDIGTTTTNTKYSIPAHGVLMVRLNLKK, encoded by the coding sequence ATGAAAAAACTTCTGATAATAACATATCTATTCTTACTGGCAATATCAGCAAAAGCACAAATGTTTTTCGGAGAGAATCAGAGCAAGCAGGATTCTATCTTTGAAAGTCTGGCAGCCACACCGCCAATGGGCTGGAACAGCTGGAATAAGTTTGGCTGTGAAGTGAATGAAAGTCTATTAAAGCAAATGGCGGATGCTATGGCTAGCTCTGGAATGAAAGATGCCGGATATGAATATATCGTAATAGACGATTGCTGGCAGGTTGGCCGTGATAAAGACGGAAACATAATTACCGATCCTAAAGCTTTTCCAAATGGCATGAAAGCATTGGCGGATTATATTCACAACAAAGGATTAAAGCTTGGAATATATTCGTGCGCTGGTTCTCTGACATGTCAGGGAAGACCGGGCAGCAGAGGATATCAGTTTCAGGATGCTCGACAATATGCAAAATGGGGAGTTGATTACCTGAAATACGACTGGTGCTCAAATGAAGGACAAAATGCAGAAGCGGCATACAGAACAATGAGCGATGCTCTCAAAGCTTGTGGACGACCTATCGTTTTCAGTATTTGTGAATGGGGCGAAAGTAAGCCATGGAAATGGGCAAAAGGTGTAGGGCACTTGTGGCGTACCACTGCCGACATTCGTGATTGTTATCAATGCAAATTCGATTGGGGTGGTGTTGGTGTTCTTGATATTATTGATGCTGTAGCAGAATTATACCCTTATGCAGGACCTGGTCATTGGAATGACGCAGAGATGCTTGAAATTGGTAATGGTGGAATGACAAAAGACGAATACATCACTCATTTTTCAATGTGGGCAATGTTAGCAGCTCCATTAATGGCTGGTAATGACCTTCGTTCTATGGATAAAGATACCAAAGAGATACTTACAAACAAGGAAGTTATTGCTGTAGATCAGGATAGCCTTGGACAACAAGCCAGACGCTTTATGGATATGGGAGATCATGAGATATGGGCAAAACCTCTGGCTAAAGGTGAAGTTGCCGTATGTTTCCTTAACCGTACTGATCACGAATGGCAACTCGATTATAACTGGAGAAAAGATGTGATGTACTTTGCAAGTGATGTGAATATTCACAAAAATGAATATACAATCAGGGATTTATGGAAACATAAAGATATTGGTACTACAACAACTAATACAAAATATAGCATACCAGCGCATGGAGTACTCATGGTGCGGTTAAACCTTAAAAAATAA